From a single Apium graveolens cultivar Ventura chromosome 2, ASM990537v1, whole genome shotgun sequence genomic region:
- the LOC141691939 gene encoding uncharacterized protein LOC141691939 translates to MGGASDNVDPFFVEELLSMLDKNNELIKAFRMARNRGRPNYITPSDEVVAFIVNDDTDTGGFRDTGTKGYYKRIPLINNKYSKIENLDDEDLDPDSTQRRHVSLREYYCYKIMIRTSEVLTPHLAGRLWKQYVVDQSAAIEQYRLDWVSTNQTTIRVDLYNSDSLAICRAIGHPSLFLTVTCNSKWPEIQEMLKLLPNVYHVDAPDIVSRVFKLKLDQLLYLIKKKNYFRKCIGVMHVIEFQKRGLPHVHMLIWLSPESRPNSIKKVDQFNGNTYFDDYGFPVYRRRNTGRVINKKGINLDNQFVVLYNRDLMLRFQCHINLEIYNSSRSLKYLFKYCLKGHDIAAMLLKNKSNKSGNEQTARSVKNLDEVKNFLDGRYVCASEASWKIFGFDNHHRSPSVERLPIHFPNQKYLNFQSSTDLENVCNNTTSKKSKLEAWFVANSEFPQAQNFTYSDFPTHFTWIKKLLNGSLDKEVMWLGG, encoded by the exons ATGGGAGGTGCTTCTGACAATGTTGATCCATTTTTTGTCGAGGAACTTTTAAGTATGTTAGACAAGAACAATGAGTTAATCAAAGCTTTTCGCATGGCTCGAAATCG CGGGAGACCAAACTATATTACTCCATCTGATGAAGTTGTCGCTTTCATTGTTAATGATGATACGGATACCGGTGGTTTTAGAGACACG GGAACCAAGGGTTATTATAAACGTATACCTCTGATAAACAATAAATACTCTAAAATAGagaatttagatgatgaagaCCTTGATCCTGACTCAACACAGAGGCGACATGTTTCACTAAGAGAGTATTATTGTTACAAGATTATGATACGCACTTCTGAAG TTTTAACGCCACACCTTGCCGGACGTTTGTGGAAACAATACGTTGTGGATCAGTCTGCTGCCATTGAACAATATAGATTAGATTGGGTTTCAACGAATCAAACTACCATCCGTGTTGATTTGTATAATTCT GATTCCTTGGCGATATGTCGTGCAATTGGTCATCCATCGTTATTTCTCACCGTGACTTGCAACTCAAAGTGGCCAGAGATACAAGAAATGCTTAAATTGTTGCCCAATGTTTATCATGTTGATGCACCGGATATTGTTTCTCGCGTGTTTAAACTGAAGCTTGATCAACTATTATATTTGATTAAAAAGAAGAACTACTTTAGAAAGTGTATAGGAG TTATGCATGTAATTGAATTCCAGAAGCGTGGTTTGCCACACGTGCATATGCTAATCTGGTTGAGCCCGGAAAGCAGACCTAATTCTATTAAAAAGGTTGACCA ATTTAATGGTAATACCTATTTTGACGATTATGGTTTTCCTGTTTATCGGAGGCGTAACACTGGTAGAGTTATCAACAAAAAAGGGATCAACCTTGACAATCAATTTGTAGTTCTATACAATCGAGATCTTATGTTGCGGTTTCAGTGTCATATAAATCTGGAAATTTACAACAGTTCAAGATCGTTGAAATATCTCTTCAAGTACTGTTTGAAGGGTCATGACATTGCTGCAATGTTGTTGAAGAATAAAAGTAACAAATCAGGTAATGAACAAACTGCAAGATCCGTGAAGAATTTGGATGAGGTAAAGAATTTTCTTGATGGTAGATATGTTTGTGCATCTGAGGCATCCTGGAAGATTTTTGGGTTTGACAATCACCATCGTTCCCCAAGTGTTGAACGCTTACCAATACATTTTCCCAATCAGAAGTACTTGAATTTTCAGAGTTCTACAGATTTGGAGAATGTGTGCAATAACACTACTTCCAAAAAAAGTAAACTAGAGGCTTGGTTTGTAGCTAACAGTGAATTTCCACAAGCTCAAAATTTTACGTATTCCGACTTTCCCACCCATTTTACATGGATAAAAAAACTGCTAAATGGAAGCTTAGACAAAGAGGTGATGTGGTTGGGAGGTTAG